In a single window of the Acyrthosiphon pisum isolate AL4f chromosome X, pea_aphid_22Mar2018_4r6ur, whole genome shotgun sequence genome:
- the LOC100569508 gene encoding leucine-rich repeat-containing protein 24-like, with the protein MFKGLIKLDILDLRLNKIRNIPPGIFDSLTSLSLLKLDHNPLTCDCNILLFVNALKKNYLKLHVFGDYDPLCLFPVEMSEKSLKELTENDFQCTPPDVIVVPENKTVLVGEELQLSCKAVGDPEPLITWAKDDIYLESWPKSSGKIVLRYTVIDLSQTQ; encoded by the exons ATGTTTAAGGGACTTATAAAACTGGATATACT ggaTTTACGTCTCAATAAGATAAGAAACATTCCACCTGGGATATTCGATTCATTAACGTCCTTGAGTCTTTT AAAGCTTGACCATAACCCGCTGACGTGTGATTGCAATATTCTGTTGTTTGTAAACGCGCTGAAGAAAAATTACCTCAAGCTACATGTATTCGGGGATTACGACCCATTGTGCCTTTTTCCAGTAGAAATGAGCGAAAAATCGTTGAAAGAATTAACCGAAAACGATTTTCAATGCA CGCCTCCGGATGTAATTGTGGTACCGGAGAACAAGACGGTGTTGGTCGGTGAAGAGTTACAACTCTCGTGCAAAGCTGTAGGAGACCCGGAACCTTTGATAACGTGGGCCAAAGACGACATTTATCTGGAGTCTTGGCCAAAGAGTTCAGGTAAGATTGTTTTAAGGTATACGGTAATTGATCTTTCGCAAACCCAGTGA
- the LOC103309584 gene encoding zinc finger protein 239-like: MATSRTTINDSTTNLKCDQGVMNKPIKEEFTQIDHTNDQLQIGCDQDISNVFIKEEFTQIDHFNDQLQIGTICEAEEKVKTTDTEIKVEKDFIGCFVFQGSVDNESQEPEFIPRSIPHKKTKITSRAKVHKKTQTIVKPHKCDFCNQRFSNPSSLKSHSIIHTRERVFECDICGKRYVRNCHLKRHINTHTRERTYKCVICSKKFCYKNLMDTHMRIHTGERPFECGICCKRFTQNCHLKSHINTHTRERSYKCDICYKKFCHKKSVDIHMRIHTGVKPFKCDICDKKYISKSNLHTHKKYIHMNTEEQTFECDICGKRFAQKVHVKNHINTHAPKSLFKCDICLKTFCSKANIKTHIIKVHR; encoded by the exons ATGGCAACGTCAAGAACAACAATAAATGACTCTACAACAAATCTCAA GTGTGATCAAGGTGTAATGAATAAGCCTATTAAAGAAGAATTTACACAAATAGACCATACAAATGACCAATTACAAATTGG GTGTGATCAAGACATATCAAATGTGTTTATTAAAGAAGAATTTACACAAATAGACCATTTTAATGACCAATTACAGATTGG aactatATGTGAAGCTGAAGAAAAAGTAAAGACAACTGATACAGAAATTAAAGTTGAAAAAGATTTCATAGggtgttttgtttttcaaggaTCAGTTGATAATGAAAGCCAAGAACCAGAATTCATTCCTCGTTCGATTCctcataaaaaaactaaaattacatcAAGAGCAAAGGTACACAAGAAAACACAAACTATAGTAAAACCACATAAATGTGATTTTTGCAATCAAAGATTTTCTAACCCATCTTCTTTAAAAAGTCATTCAATAATTCACACCAGAGAACGGGTATTTGAGTGTGATATCTGTGGTAAACGGTATGTTCGAAACTGCCATTTAAAACGCCACATAAATACACATACACGCGAAAGGACTTACAAATGTGTTATTTGCTCTAAAAAGTTTTGTTACAAGAATTTAATGGATACTCATATGAGAATACACACTGGAGAACGGCCATTTGAATGTGGTATCTGTTGTAAACGGTTTACTCAAAACTGCCATTTAAAAAGCCACATAAATACACATACACGCGAAAGGAGTTATAAATGTGACatttgttataaaaagttttgtCATAAGAAATCAGTGGATATTCATATGAGAATACACACTGGAGTAAAACCTTTTAAATGTGACATCTgtgataaaaagtatatatcTAAATCAAATCTACATACCCATAAAAAGTACATACACATGAACACTGAAGAGCAAACATTTGAGTGTGATATCTGTGGTAAACGGTTTGCTCAAAAGGTCCATGTAAAAAACCACATAAATACACATGCACCCAAAAGCCTTTTTAAATGTGACAtttgtttgaaaacattttgttcaAAAGCTAATATTaagacacatattataaaagttcatagataa